The following proteins are co-located in the Candidatus Accumulibacter cognatus genome:
- a CDS encoding flagellar motor protein has protein sequence MDRTSVLGLLIGLMAIVAGQILEGGHLGSLSQPTALMIVVGGTLGAVMLQSPYTTFVRGIRMVKWMWYPPEVNHQQVIQQVSNWSQVSRREGLLALDAILNELKDEFTRKGLQLLVDGAEPERLREVLEVEIGTFEQEMKLSARIWEAAGGYSPTIGILGAVMGLIQVMENLSDPSKLGAGIAVAFVATIYGVGLANLVYLPMANKLKAHVNRLIVQREMIVDGLVGIANGDNPRIIESRLRGYVF, from the coding sequence ATGGATAGAACCAGTGTCCTCGGCTTGCTGATTGGTCTGATGGCGATCGTTGCCGGCCAGATTCTCGAGGGGGGGCATCTCGGATCGCTCTCGCAACCGACGGCGCTGATGATCGTTGTGGGCGGTACGCTGGGTGCGGTCATGTTGCAGAGTCCCTACACCACTTTCGTGCGCGGAATCCGCATGGTGAAATGGATGTGGTACCCTCCTGAGGTCAATCATCAGCAGGTGATCCAGCAGGTTTCGAACTGGAGCCAGGTGTCGAGGCGCGAGGGTCTGCTGGCACTTGACGCCATCCTCAACGAGTTGAAGGACGAGTTTACCCGAAAGGGTCTGCAACTGCTGGTTGATGGCGCTGAGCCGGAAAGACTGCGCGAGGTTCTTGAAGTCGAGATTGGCACCTTTGAACAGGAGATGAAACTTTCTGCAAGAATATGGGAGGCCGCAGGCGGTTATTCGCCGACCATCGGTATTCTCGGTGCAGTGATGGGATTGATCCAGGTGATGGAGAATCTCTCCGACCCATCGAAACTCGGCGCCGGTATCGCCGTCGCTTTTGTCGCCACGATCTACGGCGTTGGCCTGGCCAATCTGGTCTACCTACCGATGGCCAACAAACTCAAGGCGCATGTGAATCGCCTCATTGTGCAACGCGAAATGATCGTCGACGGGTTGGTGGGTATCGCCAACGGGGATAATCCACGGATCATCGAGAGCCGATTACGTGGTTATGTCTTTTAA
- a CDS encoding formylglycine-generating enzyme family protein, producing the protein MSEIIPPRPIPPPWVSNVVEDRFGLSVILRVGNAQQLFRWIRPGHFLMGTQADESERGSAELQHEVTLSNGYWLADTACTQAFWLAVWPVNPSHFQDHPQNPVENVSWHDAQGFIAELNRRFPGLYARLPSEAEWEYACRATTTTPFSFGNQVTVEQVNFHGHYPCIGGDKGIYRQRTVPVASLPANPWGLYEMHGNVWEWCADWYGEYPAAPQFDPSGPIIGKMRVLRGGTWSDPARYARSANRSRIEPAYRPRSSGFRVALGQIRSPVGIHNRIC; encoded by the coding sequence ATGTCAGAGATCATCCCTCCCAGGCCTATCCCGCCACCCTGGGTGAGCAATGTTGTAGAGGATCGCTTCGGACTATCGGTGATACTGCGCGTTGGCAATGCCCAGCAGCTATTTCGCTGGATTAGACCGGGGCACTTTCTGATGGGCACACAAGCTGACGAGAGCGAGCGAGGCAGTGCTGAGTTGCAGCACGAGGTAACGCTTAGCAACGGCTACTGGCTCGCCGACACAGCCTGCACGCAGGCCTTCTGGCTGGCAGTATGGCCGGTGAATCCCAGCCATTTCCAGGATCACCCGCAGAATCCCGTCGAGAATGTCAGTTGGCACGATGCTCAGGGTTTTATCGCCGAGTTGAACAGACGCTTTCCGGGACTGTACGCCCGCCTGCCGAGCGAGGCCGAATGGGAGTATGCCTGCCGGGCTACGACAACGACACCTTTCTCTTTCGGTAATCAGGTCACTGTTGAGCAGGTCAACTTTCACGGTCACTATCCCTGCATCGGTGGCGACAAAGGTATTTATCGGCAGCGCACCGTGCCCGTCGCTTCTTTGCCGGCAAACCCCTGGGGCCTGTACGAGATGCATGGCAACGTCTGGGAATGGTGCGCCGACTGGTATGGTGAATACCCGGCTGCACCGCAGTTCGACCCAAGTGGCCCAATCATCGGCAAGATGCGCGTCCTGCGCGGCGGTACATGGAGCGACCCCGCCCGCTACGCACGTTCTGCCAACCGTAGTCGCATCGAACCTGCCTACCGTCCACGCAGCAGCGGTTTCCGGGTTGCACTGGGACAGATCCGGAGTCCTGTCGGCATACACAACCGTATTTGCTGA
- the motD gene encoding flagellar motor protein MotD yields MARRKHEDEHDNHERWLVSYADFITLLFAFFVVMYALSSVNEGKYRILSNSMISAFRNVPVNSTGQTPMVLPPSAPVVQKPDLVNKTQEAVKQQQREKMRNVAKEILEVMAPLIAQGKVRVLESSRGVSIEINDSILFAPGQALLQPPMARAMQSVADVLVASEFPIIIEGHTDNIPIKNVQFPSNWELSAVRATTVLRLFADAGIAAERLTAIGYADTRPVEPNVLADGRARNRRVTIQIESEIPEKGTDITPAGRN; encoded by the coding sequence ATGGCACGGCGAAAACACGAGGACGAACACGACAACCACGAACGCTGGCTAGTATCGTACGCTGATTTCATTACCCTGCTTTTTGCCTTCTTTGTGGTGATGTACGCGCTCTCCTCGGTAAATGAGGGAAAGTACCGTATTCTGAGCAATTCGATGATCAGCGCCTTTCGCAATGTCCCTGTCAACAGCACTGGACAAACACCGATGGTTCTGCCACCGTCTGCACCGGTGGTACAGAAACCGGACCTGGTAAACAAGACGCAGGAAGCCGTCAAACAGCAACAGCGCGAGAAAATGCGAAACGTTGCCAAGGAGATCCTTGAGGTGATGGCACCGCTGATTGCTCAGGGAAAGGTGCGTGTGCTCGAAAGCAGCCGTGGTGTGAGCATAGAAATCAACGATAGCATCCTGTTTGCTCCCGGCCAGGCACTGCTGCAACCACCCATGGCCAGAGCCATGCAGTCGGTTGCCGATGTGCTGGTTGCCTCGGAGTTTCCGATCATCATTGAGGGGCACACCGACAATATTCCGATCAAGAATGTGCAATTCCCCTCGAACTGGGAGCTTTCCGCCGTGCGTGCGACTACCGTCCTGCGCCTGTTCGCCGACGCTGGTATCGCCGCTGAGCGCCTGACCGCGATTGGTTATGCCGATACGCGTCCGGTCGAGCCAAATGTGCTGGCTGATGGGCGGGCGCGAAATCGCCGGGTGACGATCCAGATCGAATCGGAGATTCCCGAAAAGGGTACGGACATCACGCCGGCAGGCCGTAATTGA